A single window of Chitinivibrionia bacterium DNA harbors:
- a CDS encoding tyrosine-type recombinase/integrase: MLETIIDRYLADCLKQGKDRKYYFRSFLLYFADKPTTWQNFCAWYMDGINNNLEKKYAAETLYTKWCLIKAAYTHSVNIGLIEEKDNPFYKRVLPPSMKQAMKRKRIDEHKPVIANHAVIENFLVFFLKRKSEETNVRLIALLAYYTGMRVNEICTLKWTDIKTNWLHLQNTKERNPRKVSLDDNALSVIAEARNISAKYEHVFPSSENPANSVSPKVIAVLIARHWRAYRKANKDADFNFSFKSLRTAYIQAAQFNGHTIEGIKKQVGHRSVYITDYSYNGSACTRSINDFSTNPKNEVIHELSKMLRTEIIQEEVIGLDLPRFLAAIKEHIRVST, encoded by the coding sequence ATGCTTGAAACAATAATCGACCGCTACTTAGCAGACTGCCTAAAGCAAGGCAAAGACAGAAAATACTATTTTCGCTCATTCTTACTATACTTCGCAGACAAGCCAACCACTTGGCAAAACTTCTGCGCTTGGTATATGGACGGAATAAACAACAACCTCGAAAAGAAATACGCCGCCGAAACACTTTACACAAAGTGGTGCTTAATAAAAGCGGCATATACTCACTCCGTAAATATCGGGCTTATCGAAGAGAAAGACAACCCATTCTACAAACGCGTCTTGCCTCCGTCAATGAAACAAGCAATGAAACGCAAACGCATAGACGAACACAAGCCCGTCATAGCAAATCACGCCGTAATCGAGAACTTCCTCGTTTTCTTCCTCAAAAGAAAAAGTGAAGAAACAAACGTGCGCCTGATAGCACTGCTTGCATATTACACAGGAATGCGCGTTAATGAAATATGCACTCTTAAATGGACAGACATAAAAACAAACTGGCTACACCTGCAAAACACAAAAGAGCGCAACCCACGCAAAGTATCACTTGACGATAACGCACTTTCCGTAATTGCAGAGGCAAGAAATATAAGCGCAAAATACGAACACGTATTCCCATCATCCGAAAACCCCGCCAACAGTGTGTCTCCCAAAGTAATCGCCGTTCTTATAGCCCGTCATTGGCGCGCCTATCGTAAAGCCAACAAGGACGCCGACTTTAATTTCTCATTTAAGTCGCTTCGCACAGCCTACATTCAAGCGGCGCAATTTAACGGACACACTATTGAGGGAATTAAAAAACAAGTTGGACACCGTTCCGTATATATAACCGACTACTCATATAACGGCTCGGCTTGCACTCGCAGTATAAACGACTTCTCTACAAATCCAAAGAACGAAGTCATTCACGAACTATCAAAAATGCTGCGCACAGAGATAATTCAAGAAGAAGTAATCGGTCTTGACCTGCCGCGTTTCCTCGCCGCAATAAAAGAACATATTCGTGTCTCAACGTAG
- the queA gene encoding tRNA preQ1(34) S-adenosylmethionine ribosyltransferase-isomerase QueA — translation MKTSDFFYDLPQELIADRPLEKRDEARLMHIKKETGEISHNKFYEIVDILDKGDVLVFNDTKVLQCRLFAQKTDTKARIEFLFLNILNDFTAEVIAKPAKRLKIGTKLSLEKNETIEFEVIDEAEDDGIKTVKFSQNIYEILDDYGEIPLPHYMNRRADEQDNDDYQTVYAKEAGSVAAPTAGLHFTEELLEKLKAKGIKLLFITLKVGIGTFKPVKTDNPLEHNMHSEEYYVSKDTAAALNEALEAKKRIVAVGTTVVRTLESACVDGKIKSGNNSTNIMIIPPYKFKAVSALITNFHLPESTLMFLISAFYEREKILAAYKTAVDERYRFFSYGDAMFME, via the coding sequence ATGAAAACAAGCGATTTTTTTTACGACCTACCGCAGGAACTAATTGCCGACCGCCCGCTCGAAAAACGGGACGAAGCGCGACTTATGCACATAAAAAAAGAAACGGGCGAGATTTCGCACAATAAATTTTATGAAATTGTCGATATTTTAGACAAAGGCGATGTCTTGGTTTTTAACGACACCAAAGTTTTGCAATGCCGCCTTTTTGCACAAAAAACGGACACTAAGGCAAGAATTGAGTTTCTTTTTCTGAATATTTTGAACGATTTTACCGCCGAAGTTATTGCAAAACCTGCAAAACGCTTAAAAATCGGCACAAAACTGTCGCTCGAAAAAAACGAAACGATTGAATTTGAAGTTATTGACGAAGCGGAAGACGACGGCATTAAAACCGTGAAATTCTCGCAAAACATTTACGAAATCCTCGACGATTACGGCGAAATTCCTCTCCCCCACTATATGAACCGCCGCGCCGACGAACAAGACAACGACGACTATCAAACGGTTTACGCCAAAGAGGCGGGATCGGTAGCCGCGCCCACGGCAGGGCTTCATTTTACGGAGGAATTGCTCGAAAAACTTAAAGCAAAAGGCATAAAACTGCTTTTTATCACGCTAAAGGTCGGAATAGGGACTTTTAAGCCTGTAAAAACCGACAATCCGCTCGAACACAATATGCACTCCGAAGAATATTACGTCTCAAAAGATACCGCCGCCGCGCTTAACGAGGCGCTTGAAGCGAAAAAGCGAATTGTCGCCGTCGGCACAACTGTTGTTAGGACTTTGGAAAGCGCGTGTGTGGACGGAAAAATAAAAAGCGGCAATAATTCAACCAATATTATGATTATTCCGCCATACAAATTTAAGGCGGTTTCGGCATTGATTACCAATTTTCACCTGCCCGAGTCCACGCTTATGTTTTTGATTTCGGCGTTTTACGAGAGAGAAAAAATCCTCGCCGCGTACAAAACCGCGGTTGATGAGCGATACAGATTTTTCAGCTACGGCGACGCAATGTTTATGGAATAA
- a CDS encoding geranylgeranylglycerol-phosphate geranylgeranyltransferase translates to MKNLLYFFRIIRLKNALMAAVGIAIGWLYCNSNLAISDLIFRVLAGFFALGYGNIINDIKDVKTDKISHPDRLLPSNKISLRTAVIFAVICVIFSIVAGFLSSPIIGIATIIPLLLLTLYSLFLKATPFAGNLLVAALTAYTLIFGGLGENLEKILYPAILAFLANFAREIVKDLADEEGDKAAGLRTTSSIPLSYVKVVIFLQFIAFATIAPLPFLFGFLGATYILITASFVAPLHFLYLKYFGKTEYKKAADVLKVQMLVGLFAVVADYFFKL, encoded by the coding sequence ATGAAAAACCTGCTTTACTTCTTTCGGATAATCCGCTTAAAAAACGCGCTTATGGCGGCAGTCGGAATAGCAATCGGTTGGCTTTACTGCAATAGCAATTTAGCGATAAGCGATTTGATTTTCAGGGTCTTGGCAGGATTTTTCGCGCTTGGATACGGCAATATCATCAACGATATTAAGGACGTAAAAACCGACAAAATATCTCACCCCGACCGTTTGCTTCCGTCAAATAAGATAAGTTTAAGAACTGCTGTAATCTTCGCGGTTATCTGCGTTATTTTTTCGATAGTTGCGGGCTTTTTATCGTCTCCGATAATAGGAATTGCTACGATTATTCCGCTTTTGCTTCTTACCTTATACTCGCTCTTTCTGAAAGCAACGCCTTTTGCGGGGAATTTGCTTGTTGCGGCTCTTACGGCATACACGCTTATTTTTGGCGGGTTGGGCGAAAATCTTGAGAAAATACTCTATCCTGCAATCCTTGCGTTTTTGGCGAATTTCGCTCGTGAGATTGTAAAAGACTTAGCTGACGAAGAGGGCGACAAGGCGGCGGGATTACGCACTACTTCAAGTATTCCTTTAAGTTATGTGAAGGTAGTTATCTTCCTGCAATTTATAGCGTTTGCTACGATTGCTCCGCTCCCGTTTTTGTTTGGATTTTTGGGAGCGACTTATATCTTAATAACTGCTTCTTTTGTTGCGCCGTTGCATTTTTTGTATCTTAAATATTTCGGGAAAACGGAATACAAAAAGGCGGCGGACGTGCTTAAAGTTCAGATGCTCGTCGGGCTTTTTGCCGTTGTCGCGGATTATTTTTTTAAGCTATGA
- the malQ gene encoding 4-alpha-glucanotransferase produces the protein MTSRSAGIFLHITALPGKFGVGDMGAEAKKFIDLLSQNSVKIWQICPTGPIAFGNSPYSSPSAFAGNQILISVETLKNWGYLQESDVPKTTKYSENSVEFDKVFKDKDKIFRKAFEKFTPNQEYINFCRDENSWLEPYVLFLSLSKKFGTPRWCNWDKNYAKYDKATLEKYAKENEKELNYYRFIQFIFQSQWFDMKKYAADKGVRIFGDIPYYVSYESSDVWANQDIFELNTKGEMARVGGVPPDYFSEDGQLWGTPLYRWKKIKATGYDWWVKRMKRSFFYNDMVRIDHFRAFESFWAIDGKATTAKVGVWEKGPGDDFFANIYKNIDGIELIAEDLGIITDEVNKLRDSQNLCGMKIFQFAFDGNPDNYYLPYNCNRQSVMYSGTHDNDTVLGWYSNLDEQTKERVKNYIQAKNDDEVSGKIIREVLAARSVYAVLQLPDLLGLGSEARFNVPGTVNDKNWAWRFKWSDVNKKTMDDLKKMIQIYGRA, from the coding sequence ATGACTAGTCGTTCAGCGGGAATTTTTTTACATATTACAGCGCTTCCCGGCAAATTCGGAGTAGGCGATATGGGTGCGGAGGCGAAGAAATTTATCGACTTACTTTCGCAAAACAGCGTTAAAATTTGGCAAATTTGTCCGACGGGACCTATTGCTTTCGGGAATTCGCCTTACAGTTCGCCAAGCGCTTTCGCGGGAAATCAAATTTTAATATCCGTTGAAACACTGAAAAATTGGGGATATCTGCAGGAAAGCGATGTTCCTAAAACCACAAAATACTCTGAAAATTCAGTGGAATTCGACAAAGTGTTTAAAGACAAAGACAAGATTTTCAGAAAGGCGTTTGAAAAATTTACGCCAAATCAGGAATACATTAATTTTTGCAGAGACGAAAATTCTTGGCTTGAGCCGTATGTGTTATTTTTGTCGCTTTCCAAAAAATTCGGCACGCCTCGCTGGTGTAATTGGGATAAAAATTACGCGAAATACGACAAAGCGACCCTCGAAAAATATGCAAAAGAGAACGAAAAAGAGCTGAATTACTACCGTTTTATACAGTTTATTTTCCAATCGCAGTGGTTTGATATGAAAAAATACGCCGCAGATAAAGGCGTGCGCATTTTTGGCGACATCCCCTATTACGTATCATACGAAAGCAGCGACGTTTGGGCAAACCAAGACATTTTTGAACTAAACACAAAAGGCGAAATGGCAAGAGTGGGAGGAGTGCCTCCCGATTATTTCAGCGAAGACGGACAACTTTGGGGAACGCCGCTTTATCGTTGGAAAAAAATCAAGGCGACAGGCTACGATTGGTGGGTAAAAAGAATGAAGCGCTCGTTTTTCTATAACGATATGGTGCGAATTGACCACTTCCGCGCGTTCGAGTCGTTCTGGGCGATAGACGGCAAGGCGACAACGGCAAAGGTTGGCGTTTGGGAAAAAGGACCGGGCGACGACTTTTTTGCGAATATCTACAAAAACATAGACGGAATTGAACTTATCGCCGAGGATTTGGGCATAATAACCGACGAGGTAAACAAACTTCGCGACAGCCAAAATCTCTGCGGAATGAAGATTTTCCAATTCGCATTCGACGGCAATCCCGACAATTATTACTTGCCTTACAACTGCAACCGCCAAAGCGTTATGTATTCGGGAACGCACGACAACGATACGGTTTTGGGGTGGTATTCCAACCTCGACGAGCAAACAAAAGAGCGCGTAAAAAATTATATCCAAGCAAAAAACGACGACGAGGTATCGGGCAAAATAATAAGAGAAGTATTGGCGGCGCGTTCGGTTTACGCGGTTTTGCAATTACCCGATTTGTTGGGGCTTGGAAGCGAGGCAAGATTTAACGTTCCCGGAACAGTGAACGACAAAAACTGGGCGTGGCGCTTTAAATGGAGCGATGTAAACAAGAAAACAATGGATGATTTGAAAAAAATGATACAAATTTACGGCAGGGCTTAA
- a CDS encoding phospho-sugar mutase, translated as MSDVEILAKAQAYVQKEKHPTFRGEVEKLIAEKNLEELSDRFFKDLEFGTGGLRGVIGGGYNRLNSYTIQKATQGLATYIVNQKIENPSAVIAYDSRNYSDLFALEAAKVLAGNGIKTYLFSSLRPTPELSFAVRELKTTTGIVVTASHNPPKYNGYKVYWSDGCQVTPPHDDAIVALANSVEEIKAIDENEAFKNGSIVKIDEEIDKKYIDMVKNLCIRPQLIREKGKDVKVVFTPLHGAGAMPVERALKEMGIDVIWVEQQKAPDGNFSTVKKPNPEEKEALQLSLDLGKKVGADLILATDPDADRLGIAVPDENGEFVLITGNQLGALLSDYIFSSKKALGTLPKKPAFIKTIVTTNFQRKIAEHYGAACFDVLTGFKYIGEKIREFETGNDGYEYLFGGEESYGYLIGTHVRDKDAVSAAVMTAEMTLFHRSEGRSLLQQLNKLWAQFGYFQETLINLDFEGQAGIAKMAGIMKGLREKIPAEINGIKVAEVKDYQSSEVKSPDGAVKAKIDLPKSNVLQFILADETIITARPSGTEPKIKFYASTFAENEAKAKAKAASFDKAIRDLVS; from the coding sequence ATGAGTGATGTAGAAATTTTGGCAAAAGCACAAGCCTACGTGCAAAAGGAAAAGCACCCGACATTTCGCGGTGAAGTGGAAAAATTGATTGCAGAAAAGAACTTGGAAGAACTTTCAGACAGATTTTTTAAGGACTTGGAATTTGGAACAGGCGGTCTTCGCGGCGTAATCGGCGGCGGATATAATCGTCTAAATTCTTATACCATTCAAAAAGCAACGCAAGGCTTGGCGACTTACATAGTAAATCAGAAAATCGAAAATCCATCGGCGGTTATCGCTTACGACAGCAGAAATTACTCGGATTTGTTCGCGCTCGAAGCCGCAAAAGTGCTTGCAGGCAACGGAATTAAAACGTACTTATTCTCGTCGCTTCGCCCAACGCCCGAACTTTCTTTTGCCGTGCGCGAGCTTAAAACAACCACGGGAATTGTAGTAACGGCTTCGCACAATCCGCCCAAATACAACGGCTACAAAGTGTATTGGAGCGACGGTTGCCAAGTAACGCCTCCGCACGACGACGCGATTGTCGCCTTGGCAAATTCGGTGGAAGAAATTAAAGCAATCGACGAAAACGAAGCTTTCAAAAACGGTTCAATCGTAAAAATCGACGAAGAAATCGATAAAAAATACATTGATATGGTGAAAAACCTCTGCATTCGCCCGCAACTCATAAGAGAAAAAGGAAAAGACGTAAAAGTTGTTTTCACTCCTCTTCACGGAGCGGGAGCAATGCCTGTTGAGCGCGCGTTAAAAGAAATGGGAATTGACGTAATTTGGGTAGAACAGCAAAAAGCGCCCGACGGCAATTTCTCAACCGTAAAAAAACCCAATCCCGAAGAAAAAGAAGCATTGCAATTATCGCTTGATTTGGGCAAAAAAGTGGGCGCAGACCTAATTCTTGCAACCGACCCCGACGCAGACCGCTTGGGAATTGCAGTTCCCGACGAAAACGGCGAATTCGTGCTTATTACGGGAAATCAGTTGGGCGCGCTTCTCTCGGATTACATTTTCTCATCGAAAAAAGCGCTCGGAACACTGCCTAAAAAGCCTGCGTTTATAAAAACAATTGTGACAACGAACTTTCAAAGAAAAATCGCCGAACATTACGGAGCGGCTTGCTTTGACGTCCTTACGGGCTTTAAGTATATCGGCGAAAAAATCCGCGAATTTGAAACAGGCAACGACGGCTACGAATACTTGTTCGGCGGCGAAGAAAGCTACGGCTATTTAATAGGAACGCACGTTCGCGACAAAGACGCGGTAAGCGCGGCGGTAATGACTGCCGAAATGACTCTTTTCCACAGAAGCGAGGGACGTTCTCTTTTGCAACAGCTCAATAAATTGTGGGCGCAATTCGGATATTTCCAAGAAACGCTCATAAATCTTGACTTTGAAGGACAAGCCGGAATTGCAAAAATGGCGGGAATTATGAAAGGCTTGCGTGAAAAAATCCCTGCCGAAATCAACGGAATTAAAGTCGCCGAAGTAAAAGATTATCAGTCGTCGGAAGTAAAATCGCCCGACGGCGCGGTAAAAGCAAAAATAGACCTGCCGAAATCCAACGTTTTGCAGTTTATTCTTGCGGACGAAACGATAATTACGGCAAGACCGTCGGGAACCGAGCCGAAAATCAAGTTTTACGCTTCTACTTTTGCTGAAAACGAAGCAAAAGCAAAGGCGAAAGCCGCGAGTTTCGACAAAGCAATCAGGGATTTGGTGTCGTAA
- a CDS encoding aspartate carbamoyltransferase catalytic subunit has protein sequence MDINAEKNVLKIQHLLGLKGVCKEDIIKILDTADNYYEILNSENKITDSLKGKTVVNLFYENSTRTRISFELAQKRLSANPLNFSVSGSSVSKGETLKDTVQNIEAMNIDMIVVRHSASGVPEFLTKFSKATIINAGDGFNEHPTQALLDIMTIRQKLGRLEGVNVAIIGDILHSRVARSNVWGMKTLGMNVILCGPSTFLPQHPELLGVKTTTDVNEAIENADAVMLLRLQLERQDTGLFPSVREYRQLFGLDVEKMKKMKENAIIMHPGPINRSVEIASEVADCGRSVILDQVTCGVATRMAVLSLLGNKEGK, from the coding sequence ATGGATATTAACGCGGAGAAAAATGTGCTGAAAATCCAACATTTGCTTGGTTTAAAAGGCGTTTGCAAAGAGGATATTATTAAAATATTGGATACGGCGGATAATTATTACGAAATTCTGAACAGCGAAAACAAAATTACCGATTCGCTTAAAGGAAAAACCGTCGTGAACTTATTTTATGAAAATTCTACGCGCACGCGCATTTCTTTTGAACTCGCGCAAAAAAGGCTTTCGGCAAATCCGCTTAATTTCTCGGTTTCGGGAAGTTCGGTAAGCAAGGGCGAAACGCTCAAAGACACCGTGCAAAACATAGAAGCGATGAACATCGATATGATAGTTGTGCGGCATTCTGCGAGCGGCGTTCCCGAATTTTTGACAAAATTTTCAAAGGCGACCATAATAAACGCGGGCGACGGATTTAACGAACACCCGACCCAAGCGCTTTTGGACATAATGACAATCCGTCAAAAACTCGGGCGATTGGAAGGCGTAAATGTCGCGATAATCGGCGATATTCTTCACAGCCGCGTTGCCCGAAGCAATGTTTGGGGAATGAAGACTTTGGGAATGAACGTAATTTTGTGCGGACCTTCAACTTTTCTGCCGCAACATCCTGAATTGCTTGGAGTTAAGACAACCACCGACGTAAACGAAGCAATAGAAAACGCCGACGCGGTAATGCTCTTGCGCCTGCAACTTGAGCGGCAAGACACCGGACTTTTTCCGTCTGTTCGCGAGTATCGACAGCTGTTTGGACTTGACGTGGAAAAAATGAAAAAAATGAAAGAAAACGCAATAATTATGCACCCCGGTCCAATAAACAGAAGCGTAGAAATCGCTTCGGAAGTAGCGGACTGCGGCAGAAGCGTGATACTGGATCAAGTAACCTGCGGAGTAGCTACAAGAATGGCTGTGCTTTCGCTTTTAGGTAATAAAGAGGGTAAATAA
- the thiS gene encoding sulfur carrier protein ThiS: MKCKINATETDITSKTVGDLLRERDILFDTVVIEYNGEILKRVNFDEKVINDGDNIEILSFVGGG; this comes from the coding sequence ATGAAATGTAAAATTAACGCAACAGAAACAGATATTACATCTAAAACCGTCGGTGATTTGCTTAGAGAAAGAGACATATTATTTGATACGGTCGTAATAGAATACAACGGTGAAATACTAAAAAGAGTGAATTTTGACGAAAAAGTGATAAACGACGGCGATAATATAGAAATTTTAAGTTTTGTCGGAGGCGGATAA
- a CDS encoding thiazole synthase: MEDILELAGKKFSSRLLTGSGKYRDEKMIKDILEAANCDIITVALRRVDFSKKDHSIISYIPENKQLMPNTSGARTAEEAVKIARLSREMGYGNWIKIEVIKDTKYLLPDNLDTLKATEILAAEGFAVFAYMQPDLAMGRRMAAAGAAAVMPLGAPIGSNKGLQTRDTIRIMIEEISAPIIVDAGIGKPSQACEAMEMGAAAVLLNTAIAASDNPVLMAQAFKNAVEAGRQGFLAGFAGETSATASSPLTGFLD; this comes from the coding sequence ATGGAAGATATATTGGAACTTGCGGGCAAAAAATTCTCATCTCGACTTTTGACGGGCTCGGGAAAATACCGCGACGAAAAAATGATAAAAGATATTTTGGAAGCGGCAAATTGCGACATAATCACGGTCGCGTTAAGGCGCGTGGATTTCAGCAAAAAAGACCATTCGATAATATCGTATATTCCTGAGAACAAACAACTTATGCCTAATACTTCGGGCGCGCGAACTGCCGAAGAAGCAGTAAAAATAGCTCGTCTTTCACGCGAAATGGGATATGGCAACTGGATTAAAATTGAGGTAATTAAGGATACAAAGTACTTGCTTCCCGATAATTTGGACACATTAAAAGCAACCGAAATTTTGGCGGCTGAAGGTTTCGCGGTTTTCGCCTATATGCAACCCGATTTGGCTATGGGTCGGCGAATGGCGGCGGCGGGCGCGGCGGCGGTAATGCCTTTGGGCGCGCCTATCGGCTCAAACAAAGGATTGCAAACACGCGACACCATTCGCATAATGATAGAAGAAATATCCGCGCCGATAATTGTTGACGCAGGTATCGGAAAACCATCGCAGGCTTGCGAAGCAATGGAAATGGGCGCGGCGGCAGTGCTTTTGAACACGGCGATTGCTGCAAGCGACAATCCCGTGCTGATGGCGCAAGCGTTCAAAAACGCGGTCGAAGCAGGGCGGCAAGGATTTTTGGCAGGTTTTGCAGGTGAAACAAGCGCAACGGCTTCCTCTCCCCTGACGGGCTTTTTAGATTAG
- a CDS encoding sugar porter family MFS transporter, whose translation MAFRKKASLFYSVRIAAIAAIGGFLFGFDISVINGAVGAIQNKFAAGAWQTGFSVSVVLIGAAIGAFLGGRMSDFIGRVKCMKWAAFLFFCGSLGAGAASGFYDFIWWRFVAGFAIGGANIVIPRYIAETAPSQYRGRLGTFQQLAIVSGILAASIIDNFFIGKIISIPQTLWLDFDAWNWLFWIKAIPAVVYGVLLFTLPESPHFLMAKNKVKEAFDVLARTVREEKIHTKLDEIKKSIVVESRSHLADLIGKNDRGKTRFYPVILAGVAIAALQQLVGINVIFYYGNTLWQSIGFGQEHSTALTLFTSTINVLATIVAVFLIDKVGRKPLLLTGSAGMFASLLAMAIIFAQAPIDNNLNPVLSGPLAYAAVILANLFIVFFAITWGPVLWVMLGEMFNNKIRGVALAAAGLAQWLSNFLVSTTFPPLAQNLGLGGVYGIYAFVAAFSFFFVLNKVKETAGIELEDM comes from the coding sequence ATGGCATTCAGAAAAAAAGCGTCTCTTTTTTATTCCGTTCGCATAGCGGCAATTGCGGCTATCGGCGGTTTTTTATTCGGGTTCGACATATCTGTAATAAACGGAGCGGTCGGCGCCATACAGAATAAATTCGCGGCGGGAGCGTGGCAAACGGGATTTTCTGTGTCCGTAGTTCTTATAGGCGCGGCAATCGGCGCTTTTTTGGGCGGACGGATGTCAGATTTTATCGGGCGCGTAAAATGTATGAAATGGGCGGCTTTTCTGTTTTTTTGCGGGTCGCTCGGAGCAGGAGCGGCAAGCGGATTTTATGATTTTATCTGGTGGCGTTTTGTAGCGGGATTTGCCATCGGAGGCGCAAACATCGTTATCCCCCGATACATCGCCGAAACCGCGCCAAGCCAATACAGAGGACGTTTGGGAACTTTCCAGCAACTCGCCATAGTTTCGGGAATTTTAGCGGCAAGCATAATCGATAATTTCTTTATAGGAAAAATAATAAGCATTCCACAAACGCTTTGGCTTGACTTTGACGCTTGGAACTGGCTGTTTTGGATAAAGGCTATTCCCGCTGTTGTCTATGGTGTGCTTCTTTTTACTTTGCCCGAAAGCCCACACTTTTTGATGGCGAAAAACAAAGTTAAAGAAGCTTTTGACGTACTTGCGCGAACGGTGCGTGAAGAAAAAATTCACACAAAACTCGATGAAATAAAAAAATCTATTGTTGTAGAAAGCAGGTCTCATTTAGCAGACCTTATAGGAAAAAATGACAGAGGTAAAACGCGATTTTATCCTGTTATTTTAGCAGGTGTTGCGATTGCCGCCTTGCAACAGCTGGTAGGAATTAACGTTATATTTTACTACGGAAACACGCTCTGGCAGTCAATAGGATTTGGACAAGAACACTCTACCGCTCTCACGCTTTTTACAAGTACAATCAATGTATTGGCAACCATTGTCGCCGTTTTTCTTATAGATAAAGTAGGCAGAAAACCTTTGCTTCTCACAGGAAGTGCAGGAATGTTCGCCTCGCTTCTTGCTATGGCGATAATTTTTGCTCAAGCGCCGATTGACAACAATCTAAATCCCGTTTTAAGCGGACCTTTGGCTTACGCGGCGGTGATTTTGGCTAATCTTTTCATAGTATTTTTCGCAATAACTTGGGGACCAGTCCTTTGGGTAATGCTTGGCGAAATGTTTAACAACAAAATTCGAGGCGTTGCTTTGGCGGCGGCAGGACTTGCTCAATGGCTTTCAAATTTTCTTGTTTCGACAACATTTCCACCGCTCGCGCAAAACCTCGGGCTTGGCGGAGTTTACGGAATTTACGCCTTTGTTGCGGCATTCAGCTTCTTTTTTGTTCTTAATAAAGTAAAGGAAACCGCAGGTATAGAACTTGAAGATATGTAA
- the queD gene encoding 6-carboxytetrahydropterin synthase QueD → MFEVSTEINFAAAHHLREYCGSCENLHGHNWQVKAVVRAEKLNKIGLAIDFKILKKHLKAVVEKLDHTDLNLIFIDINPSSENIAKYIYDELAKSLKNESESVCVYRIDVWETTGNCASYFE, encoded by the coding sequence ATGTTTGAAGTTTCAACCGAGATAAATTTTGCCGCCGCTCACCATTTGCGCGAATATTGCGGTTCTTGTGAAAATCTTCACGGACATAATTGGCAGGTGAAAGCTGTAGTTCGCGCCGAAAAACTTAACAAAATCGGCTTGGCAATCGACTTTAAAATACTGAAGAAACATCTTAAAGCGGTTGTAGAAAAGCTCGACCATACGGATTTGAATTTGATTTTTATCGATATAAATCCGTCCTCTGAAAACATTGCAAAGTATATTTACGATGAACTTGCAAAGTCCTTAAAAAACGAGAGCGAAAGCGTTTGTGTTTACAGAATAGATGTTTGGGAAACAACGGGAAACTGCGCTTCGTATTTTGAATAG